Sequence from the Pseudoalteromonas rubra genome:
TACCGACCTCAAATATGAAGATCAAAAGTTCAGCATTGGGGGTGACGTGCTCACGGCCAGCCTGGATGCCTATGCCACCGCGGGGATCGATCTGCTGGTTGCGAGCGGCGGGATTGGTGTAGACTTCCTGATCATCTCAGACACCTTATCAGCCGAAGCCTATGTCGATATCAGCAAAGCAATTTCTGACTCTGAAATTGGTTACGGCATTGATGTCAGCAACCACATGAAAGCGATTGAGGGTGAGTTCTATCTGTGGGTGAAATACCCGGGGTATGAGTTCTGCTGCTCATTCCCAACTAAAACGGCCACCAAAACTTTGTATGATACTGGCGCCTTGTATAATAAAACCTGGCAAATGCTGGATTATAGCGACAGCTTTAAGTTTTGATGATGACACCCATGACGATTGCACGTTTTCTTCTCGCCTGTGCGCTGCCTCTGGGCAGCCTGCAGGCGCAGACGCAATGCACCTTTTGGGGCGACTTTAAGACCGTCGCCGAAACCAATATGCTGACACTCAATCAGCCAAGCAGTAATCATCTCACGCTGGACGGCCGACTGCTGTATCGCCCTCTGATGCGCACTGAAAAGTACTATTGGCTGGGCCTGCAGCTGGTGAAACCCACACTGCAGCTTGACCAGCAGGCGGTTGAAGCCTCCCTGTATAGCGTACCCTTTGCGGTGAAAATACATGTCCAGACCAAGCAACTGATGGCACATCACTTTGCCGGTAAGCTCAAGGGTGCAGATCAGCAAAAGTTGCTGGCGATTTATCAGAGCCTGCACAGCGAACACCTGCAATCGCTGGATTTGTCCGTACCCAGCACACAGCAAGAACAAGACAATCTGGGGCAATATCAGGTGGTCTACAGCCGCAATGCAGATCAGTCCATCCGTCGCGCCAAGCTGGCCTATCTAAGCACCAAGGCCAGTGCGAACTTGCTCGAATTCAGACTCCCGCAAGTCCGTGCTGATCAGTTTACACTCACATTAGACAAGTGTGGCTTAACCCGGCTCAGCGGACAAAATCATACCCAGATTGAAAGCAAGCAAGGCGACATCCGAATTGACGTGAAGCAACAGATCCAGTTCCGCTATAACCCAGCCCCCATCCCGGCCACTACTTTGCTATTAACACTGGGAGATGACCCGACCTTGTGGCCACAGCTCAGCGAAGCACAACTCTATCCCAGGCCACCCGCACAACCGTTAAAAGATGCCCAGCAGTTCATTGCCTTGTTGCAATCTCAAGATATCAGCACATTGAGCTCAGATGCACTGGCTCAACTTCTGTATGACAACCAAATTTACCTCGGCGCGCTGAAAGCAGTGATCAAATCGCAGAGCCTGTCTGATCAGGCGTTGAAGCGTTTGTTTATGATGGTTGGCAAAAATGACTCGATTTACGCACACAAGTTACTGGTGGATGTGTATTTAGATCCGGAAATACAAGGTAAGCAACGCTTCAGAAGCCTGATGGGCCTGAAATATGCGCAGCAGCCACTCAACCCTGAATTAGTCGACCTGGTCATGGAGTCCGCCCGCCAAACAGGCAATGGTGAACATCGCCGCCTGAGTAACAGCGCCATGATGGTACTGGGCGTTATTGCGCATAATCAGCAAGGCAGTGAGTTCGCCAGTGATGTTGCGCAGCGCCTGACGCAACAACTCAGGCAAGCCTCACACAGTCACCGTCAGGTCAGCCTGCTGGCTGCGCTCGGTAACAGTGGTGATGCAAGCCAGCAACAGCATATTGCCCCCTTTTTGCAAGCCAGTGCACCCAGACTGAGACAACAAGCCGCCGAGTCTTTGGGTAAAATGCCCAATCCGCAGAGTCTCGATTACCTGACGACTCAACTCACTCAGGAGCAAGATCAAGACACTCAGGCAGCGCTACTCAAAGCCATTGGCAACAACGAACTCACCAGTAAGCAGGTCGATGGGCTATTCAGCTATAGTCAATCTCAGCCTCAAGCGGTACGACTGGCTGCGGTCGCGGCATTGGCACAACAAACCAAAACCGACCCGGCGCTCAAGCCACGCCTTAAAGCGCTGGTGAAAAAAGAAAAAGATCAGCAAGTCCTGCGCGCGCTGATGCAAGCCATCTATTCGCACTAATACCAGTTTGCTTAATTAAGTGTTCTATTTGAAATTGGTATAACCACTCAGCGACAGAAACAAGCGAGCCTGCACTATGGCAGGCTCGCGGGAGAATAAAAAAACCGGTCTAGTCCATTAGACCGTAACCTACTCAACGGGTTGTGAGCTTAATAAGCGAGGCAATAGACAAGCTACTGACGCTTATCTTGGCTCGATAGTTAAGGGAGATAAGGTGATTTTTGCGTTGTTGCTGGCCCCCATATAACCGCTGTAATTCTGACCTTCAAACAAGGTATAGAACACATCGACGTAGTCATCGTCGTTACTGAACCAATGATCCGGCATGGCTTTAATCAACTGATTGGTCAGCTGTGGGATGATCGCATAACCTTGTACATTTGGATCCGGGATAGTGCGCATTACCTGCGTCACAATATCCAAAAAGGTCGTTGCTAAATCTTTGTAATTGGTGTTGTCATCCTGCTCCATCAGCAGCACGTCAGCAGCCTGCCAGCGATAACGCTCCCAGTGGATAAGGATTTGGTTAGGGGTGTAGTCTGTACCATCATGGTCCAGGTAAGGCATATCAACGATATCCAGCACGGGTTCGTCTCGTGATGGGCTCACCCCGGTGACAATCCCATAGACTTCCGCCTTACCCAATACCCAGGGTTCCTGATCATTATTGAGGCGAATACGCTTTAAAACGCTGGTCGAGATCGCGTCAGACTGTATACGCACCTCATTGGTTTGCAACATGTCCTGTGCAAAACGCTCAACGGTCTGAGTCTGTCTGGCACGGCTGAAAATGTCCTGCATCACAGCTAACCCTTCGCGGCGCACCTGCTGTTGATCCAACTCCAGGACCAGCACCGGACGCTGCGGCATTTGCTGCGCATCCAGCAAGTGCAGCTGGCCCTCGCTGTCATAAGCCTCAACATGGATCCAGGTTTTATCATCGCCTTTAGGGGCAAAGGCGATCAGCGGTGTTTCACCTTCCTGCCATTGGTTCAGCATAGTGTCAGATGCCAGGCGCAATTGATATAAATTGCTGTCGCTTTGTGGCAACCCTTTTAATACCCGTGTCTGCGTACTTGCCTGACCAATCAATGACTGTGCCTGAGCAGATACGCCCATTTCCTGCACAGTGAGACGAGACTGGCTCGCCAGCGTTGACTGCCAGCGCGGACCTTGCTGTGACAGTTCCAGAGCCAGTGATTTCGCCATCACTTTTTTGATGTCACTGACCTGAAAAGCCTGCGGGTTAAAACGGTCAATCTGCGCCAGTGGTGCTGCCAGATTATTCACAGCGTCAATCGGGGCTGCGGTTGCATTTGCCGCTGCACTCAGGCTCAAAGCCAGTGCAGATAAGGTCATCTGAGATATGCGTTTCATTGTTATAATTCTCCAGAAATAATCCTGTTCTGGCCTCACCTGAACCACGGGAAGCCACCTCTCGTGTGCCAAATCAAGATAAAACACGAAAATCAAATTATCAACATATTAATATAAACTTTACACATAAAAATTAACAAAAAGACATTAAATATATGTTTTAAAAGAACTTTAAATGTTAAATTTAAATTTATTTTTAGATCTGGATTTAAACAAGAGTGAAGACTCTATTTTGTTTGATTCATTATTTTTGGTTGGGAAACAGTGACAGGCAGACGGTACAATGGCCACCAAGGCCTGTGCAACTGAACAGGCCCGGCTCTCTATACGAGTGAAGGTAATTAATAGACGTTGTTATTTTTCAACAGGGTAAAGCGTAATTTCCATACCCGCACCGATGGCGGAGATGCGTAACAAGGTGTCTGCGTGCAGCGCCTGAGAATAGCACTTTGGCTGCTCGCCGCTGCTGAAGCCGATATCAAAGGTGCGCTTAGAGCACCCCAGCCACTGCTTAAGCGCTGCTTTAGAGCATGATTCGATCAATTCACACAAATGATTGATGGCTTTATCCGGACTCGTCACTTCGGCACTGGCCTCAATTCTGGCCAACTGGCGATACTCATCCTTATCGTAATGCAGTATTACTGCGTTCTTTTTAAGATCCGCAACCAGGGCAGAAATATCCTGCTTGGATTCTAACTCTAAATCGACATTTAAAAACTGGATTTCTGACATGACGGGACATTTACCTTGTTTCTTTATGAGTGGTTCGCTGCCATACCTGCGCCATGTTCAAGCGCCAGAACACATTCGATTGGCAGGTGCGACAATATGTCACTATTGATTTTACGCGAATTCTCATAAGCTATCAGCAATTTTGACGAAAAAACAGCACTATGAATAAATCCCGCTATAAACCCATTCGAAAATTCCATAAGCTGACAGGCTATCTGCTGGCATTACAGATCTTTGCCTGGCTGCTCGGTGGTCTGATCATGAGTGCCATACCACTGGACATGGTGCATGGTAAGCACCTGGCCAAGCGTGCGCTGGACAACCCGTTTAGTCAGACTGATTATCGCGCCGACCTTAATCACTTGGCACACTCTGTTAAAGGGTTTAACACACTGACATTTAGTCACTTTCTTGATCAACCCATGATCATTGCCAGTGGTGAAGAACGCGCCTATTTCACCGCCACAGGAGCGCCGTTTCCTGCTCCCACCGAAGCGCAGATCCGTGCTAATGCACAGGCCCACTTTCTCGGTGACAGCCCCGTCGGCTCTGCACAGTTGCTCACTACAGGTCCCCGGGAAGTGCAATATCGCCCTCACATATGGCAGGTCACCTTTGCCGACACACTCAGCACAACCCTGTATCTGGATGCCCTTAGCGGTCAGGTGATCACGGTCAGAAGCACCTTGTGGCGCATTTTCGACTTTTTTTGGATGTTACACATCATGGATTATGACGAGCGGGATGATTTCAACAACCCTTTACTGATCACCTTTGCAGCCTGTAGTGTCGCGTTTTGCCTCAGTGGTATGGTGCTGTTGTTGCAATCTCCCCCCTGGCGCAGACGTCGCCAACACGCCCGTTAAACGTTCTGTACAACATCTGACCGGGGCCGGACAAAGAGTATGCGAAAGCGCGCTCGCCTCTGACTCCTGCCTGCCGGTCGTGTCATGTTGTCGCTTTATTCTTGCCTTAGCTGGCTCTGTTAAGCTTTAATGACAACTTACAGTAAACGCACTAATTTATTGGGTTTCATTTTGGCTGAATTGTATGGATACACACCAATTGATACCTGCGCTTACTTTAACTTGCACCTTTGTTATAAAGGAAATAACACCCAGAGGTGATGTAGCAATTTAATAAAAGTAAAACGGAATTCGAAGATGTGCAGTTATGTATCGGATAACCAAGCGAAGCTCAGTATCTGGCTTCAGTCTTTTTATCATATTGCGCTCAGTGGTAGCTTTTCCAAAGCTGCAAAAAAGTTAGGCCAATCGCGCAGTACCCTAACAAATCATGTGTTTGAACTTGAGTCCTTGTATTCCGTTCGGCTTATCAACAGAACCACAAGAAGCTTTTCCCTGAGCCGTGAAGGCGATGCCCTATTTGAGCAATGCAAACGGCTCAATCTGGCCATTTCAGAGAGTCACGAAATGCTCCGTGATTTTTCACAAAACAGCGAAGGGCTACTCAGAGTTAAAATCCCCAGCGTCCTCGATAACAAAGTCTTTCATGCCCTCCTCAGTCAATATAAAAAAAGCCACCCCAACGTCATTTTAGATATTATGGTCGACAACAACCTGGGAGACCTGGTCGCAGAAAAAGTGGATGTTGCTTTACACCTGGGGGAGTTACCCGACAGCAACTATATTTGCAAACGCCTTACGACATTTAATACTTATGTTGTTGCCAGTAAAGAGTACTGGCGCAGCCACCCAAAACCCAGTCATCCAAGTGAGTTAATTAATCACCCGTGTATTCGCTATCGCCACTGTAAAACCGGTAATAAGTGGAGTTTCAGTGATATTGGAAAGCAGTTTTTAGTTGATATAGGGACGTCCCATATCTGTGACAGTGATGAAATGCTGATCTCTTTCGCACTAGACGGCTCAGGTATTGCCACCGCGTTAGACTTTACATCGAAGCAATACATTGAAGACGGGACGTTAGAGACATGTCTTGAGGAGTGGACTCACGAAGTGCAGCTCAATGCCTTGTTGCAGCACAGAGACAATATGTCGAGCCGCGTAAGAAACTTCATCGATGCACTTATCACACTGATCCCGAGTCTAAATACCTAACCGGCCAGGAGTGATAATTATATCACTCCGCAGCATGATTATTTTTTTCTCTTTATAACACAAAAATTTAACACAAGATGATATACTATATCAGCGGTATATCATGCCTCCTCGCCTTTTCTTGTCTGTACATATATTCCACTGATTGTTCCACTTAGTAACATCTGATGTATGAGATTCTGAACATTACTTCAAGTACCCTTAACCTCAACATACAAGCTCATAATTGAGAATTAACATCATTGGAGGTTAAGGCAATGAGTATCAGCGCAGTTCCAAAAGGACGAGGATTGGAACTTAACTTCAGCAAAGGGCTGACCAGTTCAAATGCCGTGCACAGTTATTTGCAAAGCAACTTGAGCAATTATGATCAGGAAATAGAGCCTTACGTTATTAGTGAAATTGCAAAGCACGTAATACGGCAAAAACTATTTGAAAATCAGTCTATCTTACAAAAAGTAGAAAACTTTGCTGAAGACAATGAATATGACTGGATAATCTTTAACAACTGTTTTGATACATCAGGTATACCATCGACGCCTTGCAATGATAATCCACCTGAACATAAAACATGGAAAATGCCAGCGGCAACATTAATGGGATTAATTTCTCTAACTGGACACAAAGTTGCCAGTTATAAAGGTGAAATGAATGGGCGTTTAGCCCACATGGTGATGCCAGCAAAAAATAACCCGTTATATCAAAGCCGCTCAACAAAACAGCTCAAACCACACACCGAAGTGGTGAATGGGCTTTGGCCTGAAGAAATAAAAACCAATACAGACAAACACTGTATTGCACCCGACATATTTGGTCTGGCCAGCATCAGGAACCCAACCAATTGCGCTACACGGGTTTGGTATTTGCAAGATCTGTTGGATAGCCTGCCCTACTCAACCATTCGCAATTTAATGCGGCCCGAATTTAGAACCACCAGCCAGTCTAGCTTCGACATTAACTATGTAAACGAAGGGGTGAGCGTCATCGCGGAAATCAATGGCAAGCTCAACATTCGCTTTAGCTATAGCAAGCTGGAAGGGTTAACGCCACGTGCCAAATCCGCACTGACGGAACTCAAGGCATACCTTGATGATGAGCGTACCGTCACACGTCTCGTGCTCAAACCAGGACAAGTCCTCATTCTCAATAACAGAACACTCCTGCATGGCAGAGACAACCTCACCAACCACGCCCTGTACGATGGCAATGACAGGTGGCTAATCCGAATGTATGGGTTTAGTTATGATGGCTGGAGAAAACTGCCGAAAAATGAACGCCTTCAACATGTAGCAACCGTATAAAAAGAGAAGAAAAGGGAAAAAAATGATTTCACCGTTAGTAGGAAGTGATAGGTACTTTGCCAAAAATGATGCACCTATTTTATTTAAAAAGGCAAAAAACTACACAGTGACAGACCAAAATGGCAACCAGTATATCGACTTCATTCTGGGCCTGGGACCCGTCATATTAGGCCATTCTGATGAAGAGTTTGTGCGCAGAGTATCAGAACAACTGAGCAATGGCCTGTCATTTCCTGGTTTTGCCGATGTGCATAGCGAACTTGCCAAAGTGTATGAAGCCCAGTATCAGGATATGCGAGTTGTTACCCTATTCAAAACCAGTTCAGAAGCCGTAACCGCAGCAATGCGCTGCGCCATGCTGGAAACAGGTCGCAGTAAATTCATCCGTTGTGGTTTCTTAGGATGGCACGACAGCCAGATTGCCAACACACCAAGCTGGCACGAATGGCCAGGCAGTGAAAAGCGCGAAGCACTGAGATTCTCACAAGGTATGCGCGGGATTGATGGTGAGCAGGGCGTATTTAACTGGACGGATGGTGATATCGCGAGCCTGACAGCACTGTTGAGCGAACACGGCGACACCACAGCCGCCTTTGCCATTGATGTCTACCAGCTGGCATTCATGACCACTGAAACATTACAACAGGCAACCGCGCTGTGTCGCCAATATGGCATAAAAATCATCATCGACGAAACCAAAACCGCCGGCAGAGCAAACCCGGCAGGCATGCTTGATACGCAAGCGATCCCAGCAGATTACATCATCCTTGGTAAAGCCGTGGGCAATGGATTACCACTGGCGGTGCTGCTCGGCAAGCCAGAGCACATCAAGATTTATCAAAACGCGAGGATTGGCGGTACCCACACCAAAGAAGTCCTGTCAGCGCACGCCGGGATCATAGTCGCAGACATAATGCAGCAACGAGAAGGCTATGCGCGCCTGCCGCTCATCTGCCAAAAGATTGTTTCAACCATCAATGCCGCCATCACCCACTCGGCCACAACCGAGTTACTCAGCGCAACCAGCTTATTAAACGACACCCTGTTTGATCTGCGCTTTTCAGACCCTATGCTGAACAACTTTGCGGCCAGAGAGCAGCTGAAACAGACCATGATCGCTGAGGGTATTTTCATGCTGCAGGGGCACAACTCATTCGTGTGTCTAGCCCATGAGCAAATCGATTTTAGCCAACTGGAAGACAAGTTAACCACCTCGCTGCGTAACTGGTCAACACAACTGTAAGCATACCAAGGACGACTCATGAACAAAGAAAATACAATCAATGAATTACAAGGTTTGTTGGAAAACTACGCGACAACATACGAGATAGAGGCACGGTATCGGGAGCATATGTTGTCATTCCTGAAAAACAGTGACGACCCCATTTACAGTAGCAATCAGGCAGGGCACTTTACCGCTTCTGCCTGGGTCTTGTCGCATGATCGCCAGCACGTGTTGCTCACTCAGCATGCTAAAATTGGCAAGTGGTTTCAGCTTGGTGGCCACATTGAGCCAGAAGACAGCTCTTTTATTGATGCCTGCTTGCGCGAAGCAACCGAAGAAAGCGGCATCACCTCACTGTCATCAGCAAACACCTTTGTGCTCGACATCGATATTCACGATATCCCGGAATACAAAGGAATACCGCAGCATCCGCACTATGATGTGACCTGCTACTTTGTTGCCCCGGCGCAGGCAAAAGCGATTAAAAATGCGGAATCAAAACAGTTGCAATGGATACCGCTCGAGCAAGTAAAAGCACTCACCGACGATCCGGCGATCCACAGAATGGTCGAGAAAACACTCGAATTAGAGATCTATAAAGACAATGCTTAAATACCATTTAAAAGGTATATCCGCAAACGTCATTTGGGGTTCTCTGCCTTTATATTTTTATTTCTCTGGCGAGTATCCCCCGCTTTTCTTCTTGCTGGCACAAATTATCAGCACCTTTATATTGCTGGGTTTGTACCTAAAATTAATGAGAGCAGAGGAAACGCAGCGCTTTAGCTTAAAGCTAAACCTGATCCCCGCATTATTATTAATGCTGAATTGGGGTGGATATGCCGTAGCAATAAAGTCGGGCTATGTAATTGAGGCAAGCTACGCCTATCTTTTACTGCCTATTTTATTGCTGTCAGTGAGTATTTTTAGCGGCGAGAGTAATCAGAAAAAGGACTGGTTCTTTTTCTCGCTCTCCCTCTTTATCGTTTTTCTTGAGTTCTATATTAGCGGCAATTTTCCATTTATAGGTCTGCTGATCTCCGTGCCATTTGTGCTGTATTTACTGTGGCATAAGAAGCACAACCTAGATCCATTAACAGGGCTATTTAATGAAACCAAAGCGATGCTACCGCTGTGTTGTTTATTGTGGTTTTTCATTGATTTTGGATTTATAGAAAGTGTGAAATTAAATGACTGGGCAATGCTATTAATGTTGGGCTTCATTACCTTTTTACCACTCACACTGTTTGTGAGTGCAAGTAAAAAAGTGAGCTTTAATGTGTTGTCTTTATATCAGATTATGTCTCCTATTTTAGGCATGATCATCGGGTTTCATTTATACCACCAGGACATAAGCACTTATAAATTTATCCTGTACTCATCACTGGCTTTGACCTTGATCGTGTACAACATGACAAATCAAATTGGGACAAAAAATGAATCTTACTGATTTACTTGATGAAGTGGTGAAAATTGCAAAGGAAGCTGCACAAATAATAGAGAAATCTAAGCTCAATGCTGAGTTCTCTATGAAAAGTGATAATACGTTTGTCAGTAAAGTGGATATTAACGTTGAGGAGTTCATTAGCCTGGCGCTTAAATCCCTTGATTACAATATCCCCGTGTTTGGCGAAGAGCTGGGTGTATCAGGGATGGAGACACAAGACACTTACTGGCTAATCGACCCCATCGACGGCACAGCCTGGTACCGATTGGGGGTGCCTATTTATGGTTCACTGATCAGCCTGATTGATAAAGGCGAACCCGTATTAGGATGTGTGGCGTTACCCGGGATCAATGAGGTGTGCTACGCAGCTAAGGGACTCGGCTGTTTTATTGAAACACCTTATCAAGCGGCCACCAGAGTCACCATTGAGGATCCGGTCACCTCAGTCAAAAAGGCAGTGATCACTGCATCGGGTATTCATGGCACCAACCTGTGGCTTGAAAATGGCAAGTATCCGTGGCGGATCGATAACGTATTTCACGAAGCGCGACTCTTTAAACTGTCAGGTGATTGCATTCAGCATGTCCAGGTCGCCTGCGGCCGAGTCGATGCAGCCATCGACACCATCATGAAGCCGTGGGACAGCGCCGCACTGATTGTGTGTTTGCAAGAAGCCGGTGCTGTGGTCATGGACTTACACGGCAATCAGGATCAGTTATTAAAACGCGACTCTCTGTTGTCAGCGGCTTCCCTGCCCCTGGCACAAGAACTATTAGAAAAACTTTCATATCAATAAGCGAAAAGCAGCGCGGACAGTGTGTCCAGCGCTGCCACCCCAGATCATAAAACATAACAAAAAACTCTTAGAGACGAGGTTGGAATGAACAAGGAAATTTTAGAACTAGCGCAACAGCAACAATGGACTCAGCTAACCACACTTTTGCAAGCGGACAACGTAGCGGTCAATGTGCAAGACGAAAAAGGCTACTCCCCCTTACATTATGCGGCGATTCAAGGACAGTGTGAGGTCATCGATGCCCTGGTCGCCAAGGGCTGCGCGCTTGAGGTGGCGACTGGCAACGGCAGTACCGCACTGCATAAAGCTGCTACCTTTGGTCAGCTTGATGCCATCCATACCTTACTCACGCTGGGCGCCGATTTAGAAGCCAGAACCAACAACCCGGATGTGCCTTCTTTTAGTGCACGTACCCCTTTGCATGAAGCCGCAGTCGAAGGCCATGCCGACGCAGTCACGCTGTTACTTTCACTTGGCGCTGATCAAAACGCCCTGACAGACGCACAGGAAACCGCGCTTGACCTGGCCGTATATTATAAACATACCGACGCCACAGCGGCCTTGTCGCGTTCTTAATTTAAAGTGAACGCATTATGCTTACAGAAATAAAAGCCAGACATTGGCTGTTTGACATTGACGGCACAATCGCCTTTAACAACCAACCCGTCAGTACGGCGTTGACCGACGCCCTGGTCGAATTAAGTGATGACAGCGACGTGATCTTCGCCACAGCCAGGCCGTTTCGGGATGTGTTACAGGTGCTGCCAACCGAGCTACGCAACAATACTATCTCTTGTACCAATGGGGCTTTGCTATTTAAGCAGCACAAAGTTTACGCTGAACAACATTTCACTAAGAACACCAGCATCCGATTGATACATTTGCTCGAGGATCTGGATGCGCCCTATATTCTGGATTGTGCGCAGGGGTTTTACCTGAGTCGCACCAGCCACCCCTTTTTTGAGTACACCCAGGGGAGTTACAAAGCACCCAAAATCTCCCAGCAAGCGGCGTTGGCCCAGGGTATCAATAAAATTCAGGTGTTTGATACCCAGCTCATTGAACTGTTGAACAGAGATGCTGAGCGACTTGGGATCACGGTCTACCCTTATGCTGGCGTCGACTTTTTTGATATCTCTCCAACTGGGTGTTGTAAATCCAACCTGTTTCAGCAACTCGATATCGATCCCCTTAATAGTATCGCCTTTGGCAATGATTCAAACGACCTGCACCTGATCAAACAAGCACAAGTGGGCGTCTGCATCGGGTCGCACCCGCAACTCAATCAGGCTGCTGACCTGACGCTTAACCAGACCTGCCCGGAGCAAGCATTAATTCACATCATCAGGGAGAGAGCTTTTGAAAACCTATAAGCTAGTCACGTTTGATTTTGATGGTACCTTGTGTGACACCGCGCCTGCCATTATCAGCACACTTCAGCAGCTGTTTCCCGGTACTGAACAGACACAGATAGACGCGCAGTTATCCGTGGGTACCCCGCTTAAATCTGTGATTGCCCAGTTACATCAGCACCCTCTGTCTGCCGCTGAGCTGGATGCACTGTGCCACCAATATCGGGCGCTATACAATCAGGAACACCATCGGTTACAAGTACCATTTCCTCATGCCAGAGACACCATCATGGCGTTCAGACAAGCTGGTGCGCAGTGCCTGATCGTCAGCAATAAGGGCGAAGCCGCACTCAATGCCTTCGTACAGCAGTACGCATTCACGTCGCTCTTTGACGATGTGATAGGAGAGCGCGTCGGCATAGCAGGCAAGCCACAGCCGGATGTCTATGAGCAAGTGATCCGCCCGGCTTACCCAGACATTAAACCCGAGCACATATTGCATATTGGCGACACCACAGCAGATCTGGCATTTGCTCATGCCATCGGTGCCGACAGCGCCTATCTGACCCATGGCTTTGGCGATGATGAAGCAGCTCTGGCGATGCAGCCGACCTGGTATTGCAGTCACTTCGAAGCACTTACACAACAGTTGGCATTAGGAGGGCAGCATGTTTGATTATAGCCCTGCTAAGCTGCCGTTTGTAAATCAAGCTGACAGAGTGCTTAAGCATAACCATTTCGTCAAATCGTTATTCTGGCAAAGCTGGCATGATTGCTTCGAGCAGCATGCATTGCCCAAGCTGCCTGAGCCGATTGCAAAATTATGGACACACTCCAGGGAAATATTCCAGCTGGCCTTTATCGCCCACCGTTATGGCATGATCTTTTTTGCTTCCCGACGTGAAGTCTCCGCACGGTTGGCAACAATCACAGCAAAGAGCCAACAAATCGATGAGGTTTACCGGGTTTTGTCACAGCAACAACTGCTCAATACCATTTACAACCTGACCATCAATCAGTTTGTCTTTAGCTGGCCCAGTAAAGCGGCGTGTGCGCAGATGATTGCACCAAACCAGTTTCAGCTCAGCAAAGAACAGGTGCTGTACTATCGCGATGACGCATTTTACAGACACAGTGAACAGGTAAAGCGGCTCGGTGATGAGGTGGTGTATGATCTGCATGATTTTGCACACTTGGTCAGCACCCTGTGTAAGCCCACACTATACGGTTGCTATTATCACGACTT
This genomic interval carries:
- a CDS encoding HEAT repeat domain-containing protein → MTIARFLLACALPLGSLQAQTQCTFWGDFKTVAETNMLTLNQPSSNHLTLDGRLLYRPLMRTEKYYWLGLQLVKPTLQLDQQAVEASLYSVPFAVKIHVQTKQLMAHHFAGKLKGADQQKLLAIYQSLHSEHLQSLDLSVPSTQQEQDNLGQYQVVYSRNADQSIRRAKLAYLSTKASANLLEFRLPQVRADQFTLTLDKCGLTRLSGQNHTQIESKQGDIRIDVKQQIQFRYNPAPIPATTLLLTLGDDPTLWPQLSEAQLYPRPPAQPLKDAQQFIALLQSQDISTLSSDALAQLLYDNQIYLGALKAVIKSQSLSDQALKRLFMMVGKNDSIYAHKLLVDVYLDPEIQGKQRFRSLMGLKYAQQPLNPELVDLVMESARQTGNGEHRRLSNSAMMVLGVIAHNQQGSEFASDVAQRLTQQLRQASHSHRQVSLLAALGNSGDASQQQHIAPFLQASAPRLRQQAAESLGKMPNPQSLDYLTTQLTQEQDQDTQAALLKAIGNNELTSKQVDGLFSYSQSQPQAVRLAAVAALAQQTKTDPALKPRLKALVKKEKDQQVLRALMQAIYSH
- a CDS encoding DUF3103 family protein, whose amino-acid sequence is MKRISQMTLSALALSLSAAANATAAPIDAVNNLAAPLAQIDRFNPQAFQVSDIKKVMAKSLALELSQQGPRWQSTLASQSRLTVQEMGVSAQAQSLIGQASTQTRVLKGLPQSDSNLYQLRLASDTMLNQWQEGETPLIAFAPKGDDKTWIHVEAYDSEGQLHLLDAQQMPQRPVLVLELDQQQVRREGLAVMQDIFSRARQTQTVERFAQDMLQTNEVRIQSDAISTSVLKRIRLNNDQEPWVLGKAEVYGIVTGVSPSRDEPVLDIVDMPYLDHDGTDYTPNQILIHWERYRWQAADVLLMEQDDNTNYKDLATTFLDIVTQVMRTIPDPNVQGYAIIPQLTNQLIKAMPDHWFSNDDDYVDVFYTLFEGQNYSGYMGASNNAKITLSPLTIEPR
- a CDS encoding LysR family transcriptional regulator, which gives rise to MCSYVSDNQAKLSIWLQSFYHIALSGSFSKAAKKLGQSRSTLTNHVFELESLYSVRLINRTTRSFSLSREGDALFEQCKRLNLAISESHEMLRDFSQNSEGLLRVKIPSVLDNKVFHALLSQYKKSHPNVILDIMVDNNLGDLVAEKVDVALHLGELPDSNYICKRLTTFNTYVVASKEYWRSHPKPSHPSELINHPCIRYRHCKTGNKWSFSDIGKQFLVDIGTSHICDSDEMLISFALDGSGIATALDFTSKQYIEDGTLETCLEEWTHEVQLNALLQHRDNMSSRVRNFIDALITLIPSLNT
- a CDS encoding TauD/TfdA family dioxygenase, producing the protein MSISAVPKGRGLELNFSKGLTSSNAVHSYLQSNLSNYDQEIEPYVISEIAKHVIRQKLFENQSILQKVENFAEDNEYDWIIFNNCFDTSGIPSTPCNDNPPEHKTWKMPAATLMGLISLTGHKVASYKGEMNGRLAHMVMPAKNNPLYQSRSTKQLKPHTEVVNGLWPEEIKTNTDKHCIAPDIFGLASIRNPTNCATRVWYLQDLLDSLPYSTIRNLMRPEFRTTSQSSFDINYVNEGVSVIAEINGKLNIRFSYSKLEGLTPRAKSALTELKAYLDDERTVTRLVLKPGQVLILNNRTLLHGRDNLTNHALYDGNDRWLIRMYGFSYDGWRKLPKNERLQHVATV
- a CDS encoding aminotransferase class III-fold pyridoxal phosphate-dependent enzyme, which produces MISPLVGSDRYFAKNDAPILFKKAKNYTVTDQNGNQYIDFILGLGPVILGHSDEEFVRRVSEQLSNGLSFPGFADVHSELAKVYEAQYQDMRVVTLFKTSSEAVTAAMRCAMLETGRSKFIRCGFLGWHDSQIANTPSWHEWPGSEKREALRFSQGMRGIDGEQGVFNWTDGDIASLTALLSEHGDTTAAFAIDVYQLAFMTTETLQQATALCRQYGIKIIIDETKTAGRANPAGMLDTQAIPADYIILGKAVGNGLPLAVLLGKPEHIKIYQNARIGGTHTKEVLSAHAGIIVADIMQQREGYARLPLICQKIVSTINAAITHSATTELLSATSLLNDTLFDLRFSDPMLNNFAAREQLKQTMIAEGIFMLQGHNSFVCLAHEQIDFSQLEDKLTTSLRNWSTQL